CAGGCAAATGATAGTTACTTCCCTGCATTGCCCGCAATACTTTCGTACTATAAATGTCGGAACTGCCTTCCCCGAGTATCACACCAGCAAGTCCCGCAGCATCTGCCGTTCGAATCATCGTTCCAACATTCCCAGGGTCCTGGACGTTATCTAAAAGCAGCCAACCACCAGAAAAATCGATTTTTTTCTCGTCATCAGGCATCTTTACAATGGCTGTCATCCCTTGTGGTGTCGGCAGCTCTGACAATGACACCAGCACTTCATCAGAAACATATATCAACAGCTCACTAGGTTGTTGCCCTAACCAATCAGACCACTCCGTCTTCCCGCGCTGATTAAAAAGGATCCAATCAATCTCAGCTCCCGCTTTAACAGCTTCTTCGATCAGATGAAACCCTTCAATTATATACTGTTGCAGCTCTTCTCTATATTTCTTCTTATGTAATTTTTTAAATTCTTTGATTGTTGCATTTTTCGTCGATAAAATTTCTTTCATTTCTACACCTCACCCGATCATTATACCATGATTTTTTCCAATCAAACAGTCACTATTTCACTTGCCAGAAGCTCAAAAAATCGCTATCATTAATTTAACTAAAAGCGAGGTGTACAGCTATGAGAAAAGTACGGATGAATGTACAAGGAAGAGTTCAAGGCGTTGGCTTTCGATACATGACTAAAATGGTCGCAGATGAACTAGGGATTTATGGCACGGTGCGAAATGAAGACGATGGTTCAGTCTCAATTGAATCTTTGGGTGCTGACGAGGCAATGAAAGTATTTATTCAAAAAATCAAAGATTCTCCCAGTCCGGCAGGACGTGTCACCTATGTTGATATACAAGAAGATCCATTGATGGAAGAATATATCAGCTTCAAAGTCACAAATTAATTCAAACAAGAGGAATCTTCCTCCGTCTTGAGGCGGATTCTTCTGATTTTTATTGAAAA
The Enterococcus silesiacus DNA segment above includes these coding regions:
- a CDS encoding 23S rRNA methyltransferase, giving the protein MKEILSTKNATIKEFKKLHKKKYREELQQYIIEGFHLIEEAVKAGAEIDWILFNQRGKTEWSDWLGQQPSELLIYVSDEVLVSLSELPTPQGMTAIVKMPDDEKKIDFSGGWLLLDNVQDPGNVGTMIRTADAAGLAGVILGEGSSDIYSTKVLRAMQGSNYHLPVIRKPLAEAIDRFKEAKVPVYGTELNPEAVSYRELSNSKDYALIMGNEGQGVATEFLEKADQNIYIPIKGAAESLNVAIAAGILMYHLENNN
- a CDS encoding acylphosphatase, translated to MRKVRMNVQGRVQGVGFRYMTKMVADELGIYGTVRNEDDGSVSIESLGADEAMKVFIQKIKDSPSPAGRVTYVDIQEDPLMEEYISFKVTN